One window of Chryseobacterium indologenes genomic DNA carries:
- a CDS encoding T9SS type A sorting domain-containing protein: MKKTLLLLFLITFSFILSQATKRVFFIGNSYTYVNDLPNLVQSIAASNGDVLEHHSHTPGGSTLQDHSNNPDVISTINQGNWDYVVLQEQSQLPSFPDSQVQNQVYPYALQLSNLIKTSNPCGNVIFYMTWGRKNGDAANCPGLPAVCTYQGMDTQIYNRYMEMAMTNEGIISPVGKVWRTIREQNPAIELYDQDESHPSYIGSMAAAYTFYTIIFKKDPTQIPFNGNLSPAQAQLIKDIVKTEVYNQPAKWFVTNNDVHSRFTYQFTGAGTVQFTNTTQNAASYSWDFGDGTTSTLENPLHTYPTAGNYNVKLTTAACGVTTTKTKLVVVNTLNIAETAIEDPVQIYPNPAQHLINISSKKRIEVLSLTDVSGRMVHYHLNKTDSGYILPLQHLSSGVYFLQYKAGEKEFTKKIIKK, translated from the coding sequence ATGAAAAAAACTCTACTTCTTTTATTTTTAATTACTTTTTCTTTTATCCTCAGTCAGGCGACCAAAAGGGTGTTCTTTATCGGGAACAGTTATACTTACGTTAATGATTTGCCTAACCTTGTCCAAAGTATTGCTGCTTCTAACGGCGATGTACTGGAGCATCACAGCCATACACCGGGCGGGTCCACACTGCAGGATCATTCCAACAATCCGGATGTGATTTCAACCATCAACCAGGGAAACTGGGATTATGTTGTATTACAGGAGCAGAGCCAGCTTCCATCATTTCCGGATTCTCAGGTTCAAAATCAGGTATATCCTTATGCGCTTCAGCTTTCCAATCTGATTAAAACATCTAATCCCTGCGGAAATGTAATCTTCTATATGACCTGGGGCCGTAAAAACGGAGATGCTGCAAATTGTCCGGGACTTCCTGCTGTCTGTACCTATCAGGGAATGGATACTCAGATTTATAACCGTTACATGGAAATGGCGATGACTAATGAAGGTATTATTTCACCTGTAGGTAAAGTGTGGAGAACGATCAGAGAGCAAAATCCTGCTATTGAATTGTATGATCAGGATGAATCACATCCTAGCTATATTGGATCTATGGCTGCTGCGTACACCTTTTACACTATTATATTCAAGAAAGATCCTACACAGATCCCTTTTAATGGGAATCTTAGTCCGGCGCAGGCACAGTTGATCAAGGATATCGTTAAAACAGAAGTTTATAATCAGCCTGCTAAATGGTTTGTAACGAATAATGATGTTCACAGCAGGTTCACTTATCAGTTTACCGGAGCAGGAACGGTTCAGTTTACCAACACAACACAGAATGCAGCCTCATATTCATGGGATTTTGGTGACGGCACAACTTCAACTCTGGAAAATCCTCTACATACCTATCCTACAGCAGGAAATTATAATGTAAAGCTGACAACAGCTGCCTGCGGAGTCACTACCACCAAAACAAAGCTGGTTGTAGTAAACACCTTAAATATAGCAGAAACAGCTATTGAAGATCCTGTTCAGATTTATCCTAATCCTGCTCAACATCTTATTAACATTAGTTCTAAAAAGAGAATTGAAGTACTTTCACTTACAGATGTTTCCGGAAGAATGGTTCATTATCATTTGAATAAAACAGATTCAGGATATATTCTACCGCTTCAGCATTTAAGCAGCGGAGTTTATTTTTTACAATATAAAGCTGGTGAAAAGGAATTCACTAAAAAGATTATAAAAAAATAA
- a CDS encoding GxxExxY protein, which produces MITQSYLTDLTYKINGACIEVHKVLGPGLLESVYHKCLEEEFRLRNINYKSELKVPVYYKGKEINCDFFCDFLIEDLIVVELKSVSKLTEIHRAQLLNYINLMKKPKGILVNFNVKNLYHEGQETFVNQYYDMLF; this is translated from the coding sequence ATGATTACACAGTCCTATTTAACAGATCTGACATATAAGATAAATGGTGCTTGTATAGAAGTTCACAAAGTTCTGGGGCCTGGTTTATTGGAAAGTGTCTATCATAAATGCCTGGAAGAAGAATTTAGATTGAGAAATATTAATTATAAGTCTGAGCTAAAAGTTCCGGTATATTATAAAGGAAAAGAAATTAATTGTGATTTCTTTTGTGACTTTTTAATTGAAGACTTGATTGTGGTAGAATTAAAATCAGTATCAAAACTAACAGAGATTCATAGAGCTCAACTTCTAAATTATATTAACTTAATGAAAAAACCAAAAGGCATTTTGGTAAATTTTAATGTGAAAAATTTATATCATGAAGGACAGGAAACCTTCGTAAACCAATATTATGATATGCTTTTTTGA
- the fahA gene encoding fumarylacetoacetase, with product MKSFVDYSSNSDFSIHNIPFGVAVFNKEYIGCCTRIGDQVVDLATLYDLGYFEDIEGLDDNVFEAYTINEFIELGKPVTNAVRTKIQTLLQEGSILSKDQKTIEEAFYDLDKVKMMMPVHIPNYTDFYSSIEHATNVGKMFRDPANALLPNWKHLPVGYHGRASSIVVSGTEINRPKGQMKPADADKPVFGPCKQLDFELEMAFIINKNTEMGESISTKEAEDAIFGMVIFNDWSARDIQSWEYVPLGPFLAKNFGSSISPWVVTLEALEPFRTSSPVQDPEVLEYLKFEGDQNYDINLEVYIQPENGEQNLISESNYKHMYWNMTQQLAHHTVNGCNVEVGDLYASGTISGSDPKSFGSMLELTWRGQNPLSLSNGEERKFIEDNDTVTMKAWAEKDGVRVGFGEVSGKIIPTL from the coding sequence ATGAAATCATTTGTAGACTATTCCTCAAACTCGGATTTTTCTATACATAATATTCCTTTCGGAGTCGCAGTTTTTAACAAAGAATATATCGGATGCTGTACAAGAATCGGAGATCAGGTAGTTGATCTTGCTACTTTGTATGATCTTGGCTATTTTGAAGATATTGAAGGATTAGACGACAATGTTTTTGAAGCATATACCATCAACGAATTTATCGAGCTTGGTAAACCTGTTACCAATGCAGTTCGTACTAAAATTCAGACCTTATTACAGGAAGGCTCAATCTTATCAAAGGATCAGAAAACCATAGAAGAAGCTTTTTATGATCTTGATAAAGTAAAAATGATGATGCCTGTTCACATTCCAAATTATACAGACTTCTACAGCAGCATTGAACATGCTACCAACGTAGGAAAAATGTTCCGTGATCCTGCAAATGCTTTATTACCTAACTGGAAACATTTACCGGTAGGTTACCACGGAAGAGCCTCTTCAATTGTAGTATCCGGAACAGAAATCAACCGCCCGAAAGGTCAGATGAAACCTGCTGATGCTGATAAACCAGTATTCGGACCATGTAAACAATTGGATTTTGAATTGGAAATGGCTTTCATCATCAATAAAAATACAGAGATGGGAGAAAGTATCTCTACCAAAGAAGCAGAAGATGCCATTTTCGGAATGGTTATTTTCAATGACTGGTCTGCAAGAGATATCCAATCTTGGGAATATGTTCCGCTAGGGCCATTCCTTGCGAAAAACTTTGGTTCTTCTATTTCTCCATGGGTAGTTACTCTTGAAGCTTTAGAACCGTTCAGAACATCTTCACCGGTACAGGATCCTGAAGTTCTGGAATATTTAAAATTTGAAGGAGATCAAAATTATGATATCAACCTTGAAGTCTATATTCAGCCTGAAAACGGAGAACAAAACCTGATCTCCGAAAGCAACTACAAACACATGTACTGGAATATGACCCAGCAGCTTGCCCACCACACCGTAAACGGATGTAACGTGGAAGTGGGAGATCTATATGCCAGCGGTACCATTTCTGGAAGTGATCCAAAATCTTTCGGTTCTATGCTTGAGCTTACATGGAGAGGACAAAATCCGTTATCATTAAGCAACGGTGAAGAAAGAAAATTCATTGAAGATAATGATACGGTTACTATGAAAGCCTGGGCTGAAAAAGATGGTGTGAGAGTAGGTTTCGGTGAAGTTTCCGGTAAAATTATTCCAACACTATAA
- a CDS encoding alpha/beta hydrolase has product MKSSIYNISIYRFFTNLFFVLFLSISNLFFSQNFSQIPVKTPPVKSTLLPETATVSEDIVYKTNRKGKPLALDLYVPKNAATGKLPVLIYVHGGGWIEGDKVVHADNYLETTIQKLMAKQYAVISINYTLLSDSIHFPLPLEDTKDAVRWVRKNADKYNLDMNNIGLFGASAGAHLSLLAAYTPDNTYLGSPELSSYSAKVNYVIDHYGPADLNKLFHTRLGTIPVGMIGLMSKKIVGLQENLVKGISGYDIRKDQDKSIEYLKTLSPVYFVSGGVPTLIMQGNKDKIVPLSQSKKLHRKLNRAKVQNSLVVIDGGVHGFGTTDKTVLDQMTDQMVDFIIAQKR; this is encoded by the coding sequence ATGAAATCATCCATATACAACATATCAATCTACAGGTTTTTCACAAACCTGTTTTTTGTTTTATTTTTAAGTATATCAAATTTATTTTTTTCACAAAACTTCTCACAAATCCCGGTTAAGACTCCTCCAGTAAAAAGCACTTTACTTCCTGAGACTGCAACAGTTTCTGAAGATATTGTTTACAAGACCAACAGAAAAGGAAAACCTCTTGCCCTGGATTTGTATGTTCCTAAAAATGCTGCTACTGGAAAACTTCCGGTACTGATCTATGTTCACGGAGGTGGTTGGATAGAAGGTGACAAAGTGGTTCATGCCGATAATTATCTTGAAACAACCATTCAAAAACTGATGGCTAAACAATATGCAGTTATCAGTATCAATTATACGCTTTTGAGTGACAGCATCCATTTTCCTTTGCCTTTAGAAGACACTAAGGATGCCGTAAGATGGGTCAGAAAGAATGCTGACAAATATAACCTTGATATGAATAATATTGGCCTTTTCGGAGCTTCAGCGGGGGCTCATCTTTCCCTGCTGGCAGCCTATACTCCTGATAATACCTATCTGGGAAGTCCGGAACTTTCATCTTATTCTGCGAAAGTAAATTATGTGATAGATCATTATGGTCCGGCCGATCTTAATAAGCTTTTCCATACAAGATTAGGAACAATTCCGGTAGGAATGATCGGATTGATGTCAAAAAAAATTGTCGGTTTACAGGAAAATCTTGTGAAAGGAATTTCCGGATATGATATCAGAAAAGATCAGGACAAATCTATAGAGTATCTTAAAACTCTTTCTCCTGTATATTTTGTTTCAGGAGGGGTTCCTACTTTAATTATGCAGGGGAATAAAGATAAAATTGTCCCTTTAAGCCAGTCTAAAAAACTTCATAGAAAACTCAACAGAGCAAAAGTGCAAAATTCTTTGGTTGTCATTGATGGCGGCGTACATGGTTTTGGAACTACAGATAAAACTGTATTGGATCAGATGACAGATCAAATGGTGGATTTTATCATCGCGCAAAAAAGATAA
- a CDS encoding alpha/beta hydrolase family protein — protein sequence MNLISQKNIYLENKETKGFLADVFYKDTEKKLPLVVFVHGYKGYKDWGAWNLMAEKFAEAGFFFVKFNFSHNGTTVDDPYNFGDLEAFGHNNYSKELSDLGVVIDHFSKDPHVDEEKIVLIGHSRGGGISIIKTSEDERINGLITLASVDTLDRFPTGEAFENWKKNGVYYALNGRTQQEMPHYYQFYEDYEQDVHRFDVERATEMAKAHMLIIHGTEDEAVEVKQAEHLHILHPNSELFLVENANHTFGAKEPWTDTDLPKDLNTVTEKCIDFIKQKLK from the coding sequence ATGAATTTGATTAGTCAAAAGAATATATATTTAGAAAATAAAGAAACAAAAGGTTTTCTTGCTGATGTTTTTTATAAAGACACTGAAAAAAAACTTCCGCTGGTAGTGTTTGTTCATGGATATAAAGGTTATAAAGATTGGGGAGCATGGAATCTGATGGCGGAAAAGTTTGCTGAAGCAGGTTTTTTCTTTGTGAAGTTTAATTTTTCCCATAACGGAACTACTGTAGATGATCCCTATAACTTTGGAGATCTTGAAGCTTTTGGACATAATAATTATTCTAAAGAGCTTTCTGACCTTGGCGTGGTCATTGATCATTTTAGTAAAGATCCGCATGTAGATGAAGAAAAGATCGTTCTTATAGGTCACAGCAGGGGAGGAGGAATTTCCATTATTAAAACATCCGAAGATGAAAGAATTAATGGGCTGATCACTTTGGCCAGTGTGGATACTTTAGATCGCTTTCCCACAGGAGAAGCTTTTGAAAACTGGAAAAAGAATGGAGTTTATTATGCTCTGAACGGACGTACCCAACAGGAAATGCCCCACTATTATCAGTTTTATGAAGATTATGAACAGGATGTTCATCGTTTTGATGTAGAGCGGGCAACGGAAATGGCAAAAGCTCATATGCTGATTATTCATGGGACAGAAGATGAAGCGGTAGAGGTAAAACAAGCTGAGCACCTTCATATTCTTCACCCGAATTCTGAACTTTTCCTGGTTGAAAATGCCAACCATACTTTCGGTGCAAAAGAGCCCTGGACAGACACAGATTTACCCAAAGATCTGAATACTGTAACCGAGAAATGTATTGATTTTATCAAACAAAAATTGAAATAA
- a CDS encoding DUF3037 domain-containing protein — MQEDKIYEYAVIRLVPKVEREEFFNIGLVMFSKKEKFIRVEFYLCPDKFKLMHSKLDYEDIIQNLESFQKIANGDKDGGPIALLDIPERFRWLTAVRSAVVQTSRPHPGKSKDLNSTFGKLFEELVK; from the coding sequence ATGCAAGAGGATAAAATATATGAATATGCGGTAATACGCTTGGTCCCTAAAGTTGAAAGAGAAGAATTTTTCAATATCGGGCTGGTGATGTTTTCCAAAAAGGAAAAATTCATCAGGGTAGAATTTTATTTGTGTCCTGATAAATTTAAGCTCATGCACAGTAAGCTGGATTATGAAGATATTATCCAGAATCTTGAAAGTTTTCAAAAAATTGCCAATGGTGATAAAGACGGCGGACCTATTGCTCTGCTTGATATTCCTGAGCGTTTCCGCTGGCTTACAGCCGTAAGGAGTGCTGTTGTGCAGACTTCCAGACCTCATCCGGGAAAATCCAAGGACTTAAACAGTACTTTTGGTAAACTTTTTGAGGAGTTAGTAAAATAA
- a CDS encoding flavin reductase family protein, whose protein sequence is MKTVIPSEITSVQLQTIMQTAVSPRPIALASTVDKDGTINLSPFSFFNMFSTVPPILIFSPSRRVRDNTTKHTLENVLEVPEVVIGTVNFPIVQQISLASTEYETGVNEFIKSGLTMKEADLVQPKLIEECPVNFECKVLEVKSLGDQGGAGNLVICEVQKIHIREEYLNEAGNLDQKKLDMVARLGSNWYSRSNENSLFEVPKPLVTKGIGFDQLPDAIKYSKVFTGNDLGMLANTEILPAGDFHADDDIHLNAQKLLLESKVEEAWILLTVK, encoded by the coding sequence ATGAAAACAGTAATCCCCTCCGAGATAACCTCCGTACAACTTCAGACCATCATGCAGACGGCCGTTTCACCACGCCCGATTGCTCTGGCATCTACGGTAGATAAAGATGGTACCATTAACTTATCTCCGTTCAGTTTTTTTAATATGTTCAGTACGGTTCCTCCGATTTTGATTTTTTCACCGTCAAGGAGAGTACGTGACAATACAACGAAGCACACGTTAGAAAATGTTCTTGAAGTACCGGAAGTCGTTATTGGAACAGTCAATTTTCCGATTGTACAGCAAATCTCGTTAGCTTCTACAGAATATGAAACCGGAGTCAATGAGTTTATTAAATCCGGTCTTACCATGAAAGAGGCAGATCTTGTACAGCCCAAACTGATTGAAGAATGCCCCGTCAACTTTGAATGTAAAGTTTTAGAGGTAAAGTCATTGGGAGATCAGGGCGGTGCAGGAAATCTGGTGATCTGTGAAGTGCAGAAAATCCATATCAGAGAAGAATATCTGAATGAAGCCGGAAATCTGGATCAGAAAAAACTGGATATGGTAGCCCGTTTAGGCAGTAACTGGTATTCCAGAAGTAACGAGAACAGCCTTTTTGAAGTTCCAAAACCTTTGGTCACAAAAGGAATTGGCTTTGATCAGCTGCCTGATGCAATTAAGTACAGTAAAGTATTTACAGGCAATGACCTTGGAATGCTTGCCAATACAGAAATATTACCTGCTGGTGACTTCCATGCGGATGATGATATCCACCTTAATGCCCAGAAACTGCTTCTGGAAAGTAAAGTGGAAGAAGCCTGGATTTTACTCACGGTAAAATAA
- a CDS encoding HipA family kinase, with protein sequence MQNLRTVTVTRYILPLREGGSLPALAEADDDFKYVLKFRGAGHGVKMLISELLGGKITEALGLKIPELVFINVDADFGRTEADEEIQDLLKFSEGLNLGLHYLSGSITYDPGVSVDPLLASKIIWLDAFITNIDRTFRNTNMLMWNKELWIIDNGASFYFHHSWQNFDTAAKTPFKYVKDHVLLPKAKMLDEADQFAHEVLNDTLFREIVNTIPEDWLQWNDADETPDEIREIYFQFLKTRLENSQIFINEAKNARG encoded by the coding sequence ATGCAGAATTTAAGAACTGTAACCGTGACGCGTTACATTCTGCCATTGAGAGAAGGAGGGTCTCTTCCTGCTCTGGCAGAAGCTGATGATGATTTCAAATATGTATTAAAATTCCGTGGCGCGGGCCATGGGGTAAAAATGCTGATCTCTGAACTTTTAGGCGGAAAGATTACCGAAGCATTGGGACTAAAAATTCCTGAACTTGTTTTTATCAATGTTGATGCCGATTTCGGAAGAACGGAAGCCGATGAGGAAATACAGGATCTTCTGAAATTTTCCGAAGGTCTGAACCTTGGTTTACATTATCTTTCCGGTTCTATCACTTATGATCCTGGAGTAAGTGTTGATCCTCTTCTGGCTTCAAAAATAATATGGCTGGATGCCTTCATTACCAATATTGACCGTACTTTCAGAAATACCAATATGCTGATGTGGAATAAAGAGCTCTGGATCATTGATAACGGTGCTTCGTTCTACTTCCACCATTCATGGCAGAATTTTGATACAGCGGCAAAAACACCTTTCAAGTATGTGAAAGACCATGTCCTTCTTCCTAAGGCAAAAATGCTTGACGAAGCAGATCAATTTGCCCATGAAGTACTGAATGACACCCTTTTCAGAGAGATTGTCAATACAATTCCTGAAGACTGGCTGCAGTGGAATGATGCTGATGAAACCCCTGACGAAATCCGTGAGATCTATTTTCAGTTTCTGAAAACCAGATTAGAAAATTCTCAAATCTTTATAAACGAAGCTAAAAATGCAAGAGGATAA
- a CDS encoding carbon starvation CstA family protein, with product MDSLNNINALTLIFASVLIFAIAYRVYGIFIANKVLRLNDQNMTPAVEFADGKDYVATNKNVLFGHHFAAIAAAGPLVGPVLAAQFGYLPGALWILIGCVLGGGVHDMVVLFASVRHKGQSLATIASKEIGKATGTVAGFAILFILILTLAGLSLACINAMHEASWSLFTVVITMPIAIIMGLIMRYRKNSVLFASILGGILLIAGIIGGHTLMQNPTMNNLFSWDIKTISIAIPLYGFIASVLPVWLLLVPRDYLSTYLKIGTIIMLAIGVIVIHPTIQMPAITAFVNGGGPIIGGPVLPFIFIVIACGAISGFHAVIATGTTPKMLNKEREILFVGYGAMLVEGFVALMALIAACTLMPGDYFAINTPKEAYDSFLATHPSLHGVDIDYYSQKIGIDLYGRTGGAVSLAVGMAHIFNNIPYMDQLTAYWYNFAIMFEAVFILTAIDAGTRVGRFFLQEMLGSVVPKFNDKNWIPGIIISSLLFTFAWGYLVYTGNVNSIWPLFGISNQLLAACGLIVCTTMLIRMNRGKYALCSAVPGVFMAGITFWAGYIQVTAIYIPKGQYLLAALAATAMILMLIVFIGAFRKWYQLLQINKTVIDHYGEPVKELVER from the coding sequence ATGGATTCTCTGAATAATATCAATGCGCTTACGCTCATATTTGCATCTGTTCTTATTTTTGCGATAGCTTATCGTGTTTATGGTATTTTTATCGCCAATAAAGTTCTCAGGCTTAACGACCAGAATATGACTCCTGCTGTAGAATTTGCAGATGGTAAAGATTATGTCGCAACCAATAAAAATGTACTTTTCGGACATCATTTTGCTGCAATTGCGGCTGCCGGGCCATTAGTCGGGCCTGTTCTCGCTGCTCAGTTCGGATATCTTCCGGGCGCATTATGGATTCTGATTGGCTGTGTATTGGGAGGCGGGGTACATGATATGGTTGTACTCTTTGCCTCTGTAAGACATAAAGGGCAAAGTCTCGCTACCATCGCTTCTAAAGAAATAGGAAAAGCAACGGGAACTGTAGCGGGTTTTGCCATCTTATTCATCCTGATTCTTACGCTGGCCGGTTTATCGCTGGCCTGTATCAATGCAATGCATGAAGCCTCATGGTCTCTTTTTACAGTAGTCATTACTATGCCTATTGCCATCATCATGGGGCTGATCATGCGCTACAGAAAGAACAGTGTTTTGTTTGCAAGTATTTTGGGCGGTATCCTTTTGATTGCCGGAATTATCGGAGGTCATACTCTAATGCAGAATCCAACCATGAATAATTTATTTTCCTGGGATATTAAAACAATTTCTATCGCGATTCCTCTGTATGGTTTTATCGCTTCTGTACTACCGGTATGGCTGCTTTTGGTTCCAAGGGATTATCTTTCCACTTATTTAAAAATTGGAACTATTATCATGCTGGCTATCGGAGTTATTGTGATTCACCCTACTATACAGATGCCTGCTATCACAGCTTTTGTCAATGGTGGCGGACCTATTATTGGCGGACCTGTACTTCCTTTTATTTTTATCGTGATTGCCTGTGGTGCTATTTCCGGATTCCATGCGGTGATTGCTACGGGAACAACTCCTAAAATGCTTAATAAAGAAAGAGAAATTCTATTCGTAGGATATGGGGCAATGCTTGTGGAAGGCTTCGTAGCATTGATGGCACTTATTGCCGCGTGTACATTGATGCCGGGTGACTATTTCGCAATCAATACCCCAAAAGAAGCTTATGATTCATTTTTGGCAACCCACCCTTCTTTACACGGAGTAGATATTGATTATTATTCTCAGAAAATAGGAATTGATCTTTATGGCAGAACCGGAGGTGCAGTGTCTCTTGCTGTGGGAATGGCTCATATCTTCAACAACATTCCTTATATGGATCAGCTGACGGCTTACTGGTATAATTTTGCGATTATGTTTGAAGCGGTATTTATTCTTACTGCCATTGATGCAGGAACAAGAGTGGGTCGTTTTTTCTTACAGGAAATGCTGGGTTCGGTAGTTCCGAAATTCAATGATAAAAACTGGATTCCGGGAATTATCATCAGCAGCCTTCTTTTCACTTTTGCCTGGGGATATCTGGTATATACTGGAAACGTAAACAGCATCTGGCCGTTATTCGGAATCAGTAATCAGCTGCTGGCTGCCTGTGGGCTTATCGTCTGTACCACGATGCTGATAAGGATGAACAGGGGAAAATATGCTTTATGCTCTGCTGTTCCGGGAGTTTTTATGGCCGGAATTACATTCTGGGCCGGGTATATCCAGGTGACTGCTATCTATATTCCAAAAGGACAGTACTTATTGGCTGCATTAGCGGCAACAGCAATGATTCTGATGCTTATTGTATTTATAGGAGCTTTCAGAAAATGGTATCAATTGCTTCAAATCAACAAAACAGTGATTGATCATTACGGAGAACCTGTGAAGGAACTGGTAGAAAGATAA
- the hppD gene encoding 4-hydroxyphenylpyruvate dioxygenase — protein sequence MSTLTFAEKIAQAENFLPINGTDYIEFYVGNAKQAAHYYKTAFGFQSVAYAGPETGVRDRASYVLQQGKIRLVLTTGLKSDSLINEHVKKHGDGVKILALWVDDAYAAFEETTKRGGKPYLEPVTLTDEHGEVRMSGIYTYGETVHMFVERKNYNGAFMPGYEKWESDYKPEEAGLLYVDHCVGNVDWNRMIPTVEWYEKVMGFVNILSFDDKQINTEYSALMSKVMSNGNGYAKFPINEPAEGKKKSQVEEYLDFYEGEGVQHIAVATKDIIHTVTELKKRGVEFLSAPPEAYYDMVPERVGHIDEDLKKLQDLGILIDHDEEGYLLQIFTKPVEDRPTLFFEIIERHGAQSFGAGNFKALFEALEREQERRGNL from the coding sequence ATGTCAACACTTACATTTGCCGAGAAAATAGCTCAAGCAGAAAATTTCTTACCGATTAACGGTACAGATTATATTGAGTTTTATGTAGGAAATGCAAAACAGGCTGCCCATTATTACAAAACCGCTTTCGGTTTTCAGTCTGTAGCTTATGCGGGTCCTGAAACAGGAGTAAGAGACCGTGCATCTTATGTGCTTCAACAGGGAAAAATCAGATTGGTATTAACTACCGGACTTAAGTCTGACTCTCTTATCAACGAGCACGTAAAAAAACATGGTGACGGAGTAAAAATTTTGGCACTTTGGGTAGATGACGCTTATGCAGCTTTTGAAGAAACAACTAAAAGAGGTGGTAAACCGTATTTAGAGCCTGTAACTTTAACTGATGAGCATGGTGAGGTAAGAATGTCCGGTATCTACACGTATGGAGAAACCGTTCACATGTTTGTAGAAAGAAAAAATTACAACGGAGCCTTCATGCCTGGATATGAAAAGTGGGAAAGTGACTATAAGCCTGAAGAAGCAGGTTTATTGTATGTAGACCACTGCGTAGGAAATGTTGACTGGAACAGAATGATCCCTACTGTAGAATGGTATGAAAAAGTAATGGGATTTGTAAACATCCTTTCTTTTGATGACAAGCAGATCAATACAGAATATTCAGCTTTGATGTCTAAAGTAATGTCAAACGGAAACGGATATGCAAAATTCCCTATCAACGAACCAGCTGAAGGTAAAAAGAAATCTCAGGTGGAAGAATATCTTGATTTCTACGAAGGAGAAGGTGTACAGCACATCGCTGTTGCTACAAAAGATATCATCCACACTGTAACGGAATTGAAAAAACGTGGTGTAGAGTTTCTTTCTGCTCCACCAGAAGCTTATTACGACATGGTTCCTGAAAGAGTAGGCCACATTGATGAAGATCTTAAAAAACTTCAGGATTTAGGTATACTTATTGATCATGATGAAGAAGGGTACTTATTGCAGATCTTTACCAAGCCTGTAGAAGACCGTCCCACTCTATTCTTCGAAATCATTGAAAGACATGGTGCACAGAGTTTTGGTGCCGGAAATTTCAAAGCTTTATTCGAAGCATTGGAAAGAGAGCAGGAAAGAAGAGGTAATCTTTAA